The following coding sequences lie in one Bacteroidota bacterium genomic window:
- the ffh gene encoding signal recognition particle protein, with the protein MFEGLSEKLERSFKLLKGQGRITEINVAETLKEVRKALLDADVSFKIAKDFTNTVKEKALGQKILTAVSPGQLMVKIVHDELVELMGGEHAELNLKANPTVILIAGLQGSGKTTFSAKLANFIKRKKGKQTLLVAGDVYRPAAINQLKVLGEQIEVEVFADEQSKDPVGIAKRAVQYAREKNFNVVIIDTAGRLAIDEQMMNEIAAVKAAVNPHETLFVVDAMTGQDAVNTAKAFHDRLNYDGVVLTKLDGDTRGGAALTIRSVVSKPIKFVGLGEKMDALDVFYPRRMADRILGMGDIVSLVERAQEQYDAEEAERLRKKLARNEFNFNDFLKQIQQVKKMGNIKDLAAMIPGMGKALKDTDIEDDAFKSIEAIIYSMTPEERENPKILNGNRRKRIAKGSGTDIAEVNRLIKQFDEISKIMRNLTSGGGKKMMQLMQQMRNR; encoded by the coding sequence ATGTTTGAAGGTCTAAGCGAAAAACTCGAACGTTCATTTAAACTGCTTAAAGGTCAGGGCCGGATCACCGAAATCAATGTGGCCGAAACCCTGAAGGAAGTCCGTAAAGCCCTGCTCGATGCCGACGTCAGCTTCAAGATAGCCAAGGATTTTACCAACACGGTGAAAGAAAAGGCCCTGGGGCAAAAAATCCTCACTGCCGTTTCTCCCGGCCAGCTCATGGTCAAGATAGTTCACGACGAGCTGGTCGAACTGATGGGTGGCGAGCATGCGGAGCTCAACCTCAAAGCCAATCCGACCGTCATCCTCATCGCCGGCCTTCAGGGTTCGGGTAAGACGACATTTTCGGCAAAGCTGGCCAACTTCATCAAGCGCAAAAAAGGCAAACAAACCCTGCTTGTGGCCGGCGACGTGTATCGTCCGGCAGCCATCAACCAACTCAAGGTGCTGGGCGAACAGATTGAGGTTGAGGTGTTTGCCGATGAGCAGAGCAAAGACCCCGTTGGCATTGCCAAACGTGCGGTGCAATATGCCAGGGAAAAGAACTTCAATGTGGTGATCATCGATACCGCCGGGCGCCTGGCCATTGATGAACAGATGATGAACGAGATAGCTGCCGTAAAGGCCGCCGTCAATCCCCACGAAACACTGTTTGTGGTGGATGCCATGACCGGTCAGGACGCCGTGAACACTGCCAAGGCCTTTCACGACAGGCTCAACTACGACGGGGTGGTGCTCACCAAACTCGATGGCGATACGCGCGGCGGTGCCGCCCTCACCATCCGTTCGGTGGTGAGCAAGCCCATCAAATTTGTGGGTCTGGGCGAAAAGATGGATGCCCTGGATGTTTTCTACCCCCGCCGTATGGCCGACCGCATCCTTGGCATGGGCGACATCGTCAGCCTGGTCGAACGCGCCCAGGAACAATACGATGCCGAAGAAGCCGAGCGCCTGCGCAAAAAACTGGCCCGCAACGAGTTCAACTTCAACGACTTTCTGAAACAAATCCAGCAGGTCAAGAAGATGGGCAACATCAAAGACCTGGCTGCCATGATACCGGGCATGGGCAAGGCGCTCAAAGACACCGATATCGAGGACGACGCCTTTAAAAGCATCGAAGCCATCATCTACTCCATGACCCCGGAAGAGCGCGAAAACCCAAAAATACTCAACGGAAACCGCCGCAAACGCATCGCCAAGGGCAGTGGTACCGACATTGCCGAGGTGAACCGCCTGATCAAGCAATTCGACGAAATCTCGAAGATCATGCGCAACCTCACCAGCGGAGGAGGAAAGAAAATGATGCAACTGATGCAGCAAATGCGCAACCGCTAA
- the folD gene encoding bifunctional methylenetetrahydrofolate dehydrogenase/methenyltetrahydrofolate cyclohydrolase FolD yields MADMQEKLIDGKAVAEQIKKEIATRTAAIIDAGQRAPHLAAILVGNDPASETYVASKEKACRAVGITSSTYRLPEKTSEKELLDIIRFLNEDDEVDGFIVQLPLPAHLNADKIIEHIAPAKDVDGFHPVNAGRMMAGLPAYLPATPYGIVELLHRSQIETAGKHVVVVGRSNIVGTPVSVLLSRKNPKGNATVTLCHSQTTDLAMHTRQADILIAAIGVPEFVKADMVKPGAVVIDVGIHRLPDSTSEKGYVIKGDVAFDEVAKVASRITPVPGGVGPMTIVALLSNTLEAYSKTFYA; encoded by the coding sequence ATGGCAGACATGCAGGAGAAACTCATTGACGGCAAAGCAGTTGCCGAACAAATCAAAAAAGAAATAGCCACCCGCACAGCCGCCATCATCGATGCCGGGCAAAGGGCGCCTCATCTGGCTGCCATTCTGGTGGGCAACGACCCGGCCAGCGAAACCTACGTGGCCTCCAAGGAGAAAGCATGCCGCGCGGTCGGAATCACCAGCTCCACCTATCGCCTGCCGGAAAAAACCTCGGAAAAGGAATTGCTCGACATCATCCGCTTCCTCAACGAAGATGACGAAGTTGATGGTTTTATTGTCCAATTGCCTTTGCCCGCACACCTCAATGCCGACAAAATCATTGAGCACATTGCCCCGGCCAAGGATGTGGACGGCTTCCACCCGGTGAATGCAGGCCGAATGATGGCCGGCTTGCCCGCTTATCTGCCGGCAACCCCGTACGGAATTGTGGAATTGTTGCACCGCAGCCAGATCGAAACGGCAGGAAAACATGTGGTGGTCGTAGGCCGGAGCAATATCGTGGGTACTCCTGTGAGTGTGCTGCTATCGCGCAAAAACCCCAAAGGCAATGCCACCGTCACCCTTTGCCACAGCCAAACCACCGACCTTGCCATGCATACCCGTCAGGCCGACATTCTGATTGCCGCCATAGGCGTGCCCGAATTTGTCAAAGCCGATATGGTCAAGCCGGGAGCAGTGGTGATTGATGTGGGCATTCACAGGCTGCCCGATTCCACCTCCGAAAAAGGCTACGTCATCAAAGGTGATGTGGCTTTCGACGAAGTAGCCAAAGTGGCATCGCGGATCACTCCGGTACCCGGGGGCGTTGGCCCCATGACCATCGTTGCGCTGCTCAGCAACACCCTCGAGGCCTATAGCAAAACCTTCTATGCCTGA
- a CDS encoding 7-carboxy-7-deazaguanine synthase QueE yields MSDQINKAITENDLFEGGRKLPLMEEFYTIQGEGHNMGQAAYFIRIGGCDVGCSWCDTKASWNAEVFPPVSADAIAERAAEFPAKTVVVTGGEPSMYPLDYFTTKLKSLGIRTMVETSGAHPLTGQWDWICLSPKKYFPPRPEIYRKAHELKVVIQHQADLEWAERNAAQVHPACLLYLQPEWSVSEHIMPWLTEYVMQHPRWRISLQSHKYMRIP; encoded by the coding sequence ATGTCCGATCAGATAAACAAGGCTATCACAGAAAACGATTTGTTTGAGGGTGGTCGCAAGCTTCCCCTGATGGAGGAGTTTTATACCATTCAGGGCGAAGGGCACAACATGGGCCAGGCGGCCTACTTTATCCGCATAGGTGGATGCGATGTGGGTTGCAGCTGGTGCGACACCAAAGCTTCGTGGAATGCCGAGGTGTTTCCGCCGGTGAGCGCCGATGCGATTGCCGAACGTGCTGCAGAATTTCCCGCAAAAACAGTGGTGGTCACCGGAGGCGAGCCTTCCATGTATCCCCTGGATTATTTTACAACCAAGCTCAAATCGTTGGGCATCAGGACGATGGTTGAAACTTCCGGTGCACATCCGCTCACTGGGCAGTGGGACTGGATTTGCCTTTCGCCCAAAAAATATTTTCCGCCCCGCCCCGAAATCTATCGCAAAGCCCACGAGCTCAAGGTGGTCATCCAGCACCAGGCCGACCTGGAATGGGCCGAGCGAAATGCCGCACAGGTGCACCCGGCTTGTTTGTTATATTTACAGCCTGAATGGAGCGTTTCGGAACATATCATGCCCTGGCTCACCGAGTACGTGATGCAGCATCCCCGCTGGCGCATCAGCCTGCAGAGCCACAAATACATGCGCATTCCCTGA
- a CDS encoding OmpA family protein — protein sequence MKRRDAQLLDKAEFHFQKQEYPTAIALLQQYVQRRPDEGHAWMLLGEAGLETGDNALAFNAFERALMIDSLRYRRALAMVGELHLRQEQYSQATTAFARALASGAFRENERMLLQERFKISEFRQQLVSNPHPVLLHNAGTPLNTPDDEIPNSILLDGSRLLFTRKQNSGGRDRQQPKETFLITSQNQGQWSEPDEFMPWRDSGLNMGAPALAPDGNALWFAGCGWPGGLGSCDLYVSYFEKGAWSLPVNTGPQINTAAWESQPAISVDCTTLIFASNRPGGYGGSDLYQAVRLPDGRWSSPQNLGPLINTAGNEMAPFFHPDGITLYFSSDGHPGMGGFDLFMTRLDLAGRWSAPFNLGVPINSPADELNLVTDARGAVAWMAAQRPGGMGGYDMYSFELPAELRPQPLRTVKLRITDAINGRPIRAFVRVNALSDGSLFFEGSSRDTDGILMFPLPEEAAFALFAGSEGYLYFSEQYVFEKDDSEPQLSLEIKLMPALEGQRMVLKNIYFAFNSAELLPESRAALEHLLEFFRQNNDWQAEIAGHTDSVGTPAFNKRLSLMRALAVRDWLIQQGVDPQRLVAVGYGADQPSASNATEEGRAQNRRTEIVLRKRL from the coding sequence ATGAAGCGCAGGGATGCCCAACTGCTCGACAAAGCAGAATTCCACTTTCAAAAACAGGAATACCCGACAGCAATAGCGCTGCTTCAGCAATATGTGCAGCGCCGTCCCGATGAGGGCCATGCGTGGATGCTTCTGGGAGAGGCCGGATTGGAAACAGGCGACAATGCGCTCGCATTCAATGCTTTTGAACGGGCGCTCATGATCGATAGCCTCAGGTACCGACGCGCCCTGGCCATGGTGGGCGAACTTCATCTCAGGCAGGAACAATACAGCCAGGCTACAACAGCCTTTGCCAGGGCGCTTGCTTCGGGCGCTTTCAGGGAAAATGAACGCATGTTGCTCCAGGAACGATTTAAAATCAGTGAATTTAGGCAACAGCTTGTCTCTAATCCACACCCTGTCCTACTTCATAATGCCGGAACACCGCTCAACACCCCTGACGACGAAATACCAAACTCTATCCTGCTCGACGGCAGCCGGCTGCTCTTCACCCGTAAGCAAAACAGTGGGGGACGCGACAGACAGCAACCAAAAGAAACTTTTCTGATCACTTCGCAAAACCAGGGGCAATGGTCTGAACCTGATGAATTTATGCCCTGGAGAGATTCTGGTCTGAACATGGGTGCACCAGCCCTGGCCCCCGATGGCAATGCCCTTTGGTTTGCCGGATGTGGCTGGCCCGGTGGTTTGGGCAGTTGCGACCTTTATGTGTCGTATTTCGAAAAGGGAGCGTGGAGTCTGCCTGTGAATACTGGTCCGCAGATCAATACTGCGGCATGGGAGTCGCAGCCCGCTATATCGGTTGATTGTACCACGTTGATTTTTGCCAGCAACCGGCCGGGGGGTTATGGGGGATCAGACCTGTATCAGGCTGTGCGTCTGCCGGATGGCCGCTGGTCATCACCTCAGAACCTTGGCCCGCTCATCAATACTGCGGGCAATGAAATGGCGCCATTTTTCCATCCTGATGGCATCACCCTGTATTTCAGTTCCGACGGCCACCCGGGAATGGGCGGTTTCGATCTTTTCATGACCCGGCTCGACCTTGCCGGCCGGTGGTCAGCGCCGTTCAACCTGGGCGTACCCATCAACTCTCCGGCGGACGAACTCAATCTGGTAACCGATGCCAGAGGTGCGGTAGCCTGGATGGCTGCACAAAGGCCGGGCGGCATGGGAGGATATGACATGTATAGCTTCGAATTGCCGGCTGAATTGAGGCCACAACCACTTCGCACGGTAAAGCTGCGTATCACCGATGCCATAAACGGCCGGCCAATCCGTGCCTTTGTCAGGGTGAATGCCCTGAGCGATGGCAGCTTGTTTTTCGAGGGAAGCAGCCGCGATACCGACGGCATACTCATGTTTCCGCTGCCCGAAGAGGCAGCCTTTGCCTTGTTTGCCGGCAGCGAAGGCTACCTGTATTTTTCGGAGCAATATGTGTTCGAGAAAGATGACTCCGAACCTCAGCTATCGCTCGAAATCAAACTCATGCCGGCCCTCGAAGGTCAGCGCATGGTGCTGAAAAATATCTACTTTGCCTTCAACAGCGCAGAACTGCTGCCCGAATCGCGGGCGGCGCTCGAACACCTGCTGGAGTTTTTCAGGCAAAACAACGACTGGCAGGCCGAGATCGCCGGGCATACTGACAGCGTGGGTACACCTGCTTTCAACAAAAGACTTTCGCTCATGCGTGCCCTTGCCGTGCGCGACTGGCTGATACAGCAAGGTGTTGATCCTCAAAGGCTTGTTGCTGTTGGATATGGGGCCGATCAGCCTTCGGCAAGCAACGCCACCGAAGAGGGCAGGGCACAAAACCGCAGAACAGAGATCGTATTGCGTAAGAGATTGTAG